The Romeriopsis navalis LEGE 11480 genome has a segment encoding these proteins:
- a CDS encoding Uma2 family endonuclease, producing the protein MTVATQKLTLTEYLTYEDAAGAKFELVDGELVQMAQGTGKHGDIAEFIDDEFKVEIKRCDLPWVSKDMKLAIQSPRGSRWETARIPDVVVLPAVQWQSMADREA; encoded by the coding sequence ATGACAGTCGCAACACAGAAACTTACGCTCACCGAGTATCTGACCTATGAAGATGCTGCTGGTGCAAAATTTGAGTTAGTTGATGGGGAGTTAGTGCAGATGGCACAGGGCACTGGCAAACATGGTGATATTGCCGAATTTATCGACGACGAATTTAAGGTCGAAATCAAACGGTGTGATTTACCTTGGGTATCGAAGGATATGAAACTGGCAATTCAATCCCCAAGGGGAAGCCGCTGGGAAACCGCTAGAATCCCAGATGTCGTTGTACTTCCTGCGGTGCAATGGCAATCGATGGCCGATCGTGAAGCCTT
- a CDS encoding ribbon-helix-helix domain-containing protein — MIDMKRITVTLPDQTAEALENWATQQGRPTANLAAFLIEQGIIQAQEKGLYNSAASAKTAQTK, encoded by the coding sequence ATGATAGACATGAAGCGAATTACGGTCACTCTCCCAGACCAAACAGCCGAAGCGCTCGAAAATTGGGCAACACAGCAAGGTAGACCGACTGCTAATCTTGCAGCATTTTTGATTGAACAGGGAATTATACAAGCCCAGGAAAAGGGGTTATACAACAGTGCAGCTTCAGCTAAGACTGCTCAAACAAAGTAA